In Aliiglaciecola sp. LCG003, a genomic segment contains:
- a CDS encoding glycosyltransferase family 4 protein translates to MSKPTRAMHISANQYPKLPTEHHSKVIWKELAKGFDEYHIVARSTDMSFSYTKEDNLHLHLIPSFGSRQFVFFLLSFILPVYFTRYRPTNVVAQCPVLGGFVAAIFKGMFDYTLFVEIHGEHYFKRLGNSFLSQMKYRFFYLLTRFTFNRANTIRSLSQTMTSYIEDVYGTLGSKILIIPNRVNLQIFKHVKNSYHIENGIVNIITVGRFSKLKNHENLLKDLYQTGIKFHLTIVGSGDLKESYNMIAKNNGDLTGLKILENLSHEQLSLELAKNDIYVHYSVSEGVPRAILEAMAAGLPVLATNVGYVEGVIEDNVNAMLINLPYRVNLEKCLRKTISNESFRNILGVNARSIIVEKFEWNHVFNMYRKAVMATEISS, encoded by the coding sequence TTGAGTAAGCCAACAAGAGCAATGCACATAAGTGCTAACCAGTATCCTAAATTACCGACCGAACATCATTCAAAAGTTATTTGGAAAGAGTTAGCAAAAGGTTTTGATGAATATCATATTGTAGCGCGTTCTACTGATATGTCATTTAGCTATACAAAAGAAGACAATTTACATCTGCATTTAATTCCATCTTTTGGCTCAAGGCAGTTCGTGTTTTTCTTATTAAGTTTTATTCTTCCCGTTTATTTTACCCGTTACAGGCCTACGAATGTTGTTGCTCAATGTCCGGTTCTCGGAGGGTTTGTAGCGGCCATTTTTAAAGGCATGTTTGACTATACATTATTTGTTGAGATTCATGGAGAGCACTATTTTAAAAGGTTAGGTAATAGTTTTCTTTCACAAATGAAGTATAGATTTTTTTACCTTTTAACTAGATTTACTTTTAACAGAGCAAATACAATACGTAGCCTATCCCAGACAATGACATCCTATATTGAGGATGTTTACGGGACCTTGGGCAGCAAAATTTTAATTATACCAAACAGAGTTAATCTACAAATTTTTAAACATGTTAAAAACTCTTATCACATAGAAAATGGAATTGTAAATATAATTACAGTCGGTAGATTTTCCAAACTTAAAAACCATGAAAACCTTCTAAAAGATCTATACCAGACAGGGATTAAATTTCATTTAACAATCGTTGGCTCTGGTGATTTGAAAGAATCATACAATATGATTGCCAAAAATAATGGTGATCTCACTGGCCTGAAAATATTAGAAAATTTGTCTCATGAACAATTATCTCTAGAACTGGCTAAAAATGATATATATGTACACTATTCAGTTTCTGAGGGCGTGCCTCGGGCAATTTTAGAGGCCATGGCGGCGGGATTGCCTGTTTTAGCGACTAATGTTGGATATGTGGAAGGTGTTATTGAGGATAATGTTAATGCTATGCTAATTAACCTTCCATATAGAGTCAACCTTGAGAAATGCCTGCGAAAAACCATTTCAAATGAATCTTTTCGGAACATTCTGGGTGTAAATGCACGTAGTATAATTGTGGAAAAGTTTGAGTGGAATCACGTTTTCAATATGTATCGAAAAGCAGTAATGGCAACTGAAATTAGCTCATGA
- a CDS encoding glycosyltransferase family 4 protein — protein MTSPKNKKLIYILNSYSKNESSHFFHVLNLLEEMAKQGVDIVLLIEKASDIPTFIQKNISVTVLNKNGKIGRFIELFLKLKDLNAKGFNRSYVRIASTTAIVAAISNKMFGGRTYFWQSGTTLEWDLERPLNAKKIKWYLTSYLPSRLARYLVDYFVTGPESMVDYYANVAGVKRNKIRLLYNDIDIARFEVNAEKKQAMRSEFLLKNNLALDTKILLLVHRLSPVRKTTMYFPHCLNEMKLAGKMENVFVVIAGAGAELSSIKSLAKKFDVYQNCLFLGDVPNSVIQDLYKIGDVFIHPTYNEGFPRVVLEAMASSLPIVSTDAGGTNQLVGLLQTKFISDKDDVGAFIANLIHLISDEELGSAIARENRNHVERFATERIAGMYKEVIFE, from the coding sequence ATGACTTCACCTAAAAATAAAAAATTAATATATATTCTGAATAGTTATTCAAAGAATGAATCATCGCATTTCTTTCACGTCTTAAATCTTTTGGAAGAGATGGCTAAGCAGGGTGTTGATATTGTATTGCTAATTGAAAAAGCATCTGATATTCCGACTTTCATTCAAAAAAACATCTCTGTAACTGTTTTGAATAAAAATGGAAAAATAGGCCGTTTTATTGAATTGTTTTTGAAATTAAAAGACTTGAATGCCAAAGGGTTCAATCGTAGCTATGTAAGGATTGCAAGCACTACTGCAATAGTAGCCGCTATTTCTAATAAAATGTTTGGTGGTAGAACATATTTTTGGCAAAGCGGTACTACATTAGAATGGGATTTAGAGCGACCATTAAATGCTAAAAAAATTAAGTGGTATTTGACTTCTTATTTACCTAGCCGATTAGCTAGATACCTAGTTGACTACTTCGTTACCGGCCCTGAATCAATGGTCGACTATTATGCAAATGTAGCCGGTGTAAAAAGAAATAAAATAAGGCTGCTCTACAACGATATAGATATAGCTCGTTTCGAAGTAAATGCGGAAAAGAAACAGGCAATGAGAAGTGAGTTTCTACTCAAGAATAATTTGGCCCTAGACACTAAAATTCTATTGCTTGTTCATAGACTTTCTCCTGTTAGAAAAACAACGATGTATTTCCCTCATTGTTTAAACGAAATGAAACTCGCTGGGAAAATGGAAAATGTTTTCGTTGTTATTGCTGGTGCTGGCGCTGAATTGTCGTCGATAAAGAGCTTAGCTAAAAAATTTGATGTATACCAAAATTGTTTATTTCTTGGAGATGTTCCCAATTCTGTAATTCAGGACTTATATAAGATAGGCGATGTTTTTATCCATCCTACATACAACGAGGGGTTTCCCCGTGTTGTATTAGAAGCCATGGCTTCATCTTTGCCAATCGTAAGTACTGACGCCGGCGGAACTAATCAATTGGTAGGGCTTCTGCAGACAAAATTCATCTCAGATAAAGACGATGTTGGAGCCTTTATAGCGAATCTAATCCATTTGATCAGCGATGAAGAACTAGGCAGTGCAATTGCCCGAGAAAATAGAAATCATGTTGAGCGGTTTGCAACAGAACGTATAGCTGGAATGTACAAAGAGGTTATTTTTGAGTAA
- a CDS encoding glycosyltransferase family 4 protein has product MKILRIYPFLPPNPGGMEKHILRLSEEQIKQGHDVTLAFSDGLAVSSHDIKLKFSFSLRKVRPQSLRDLIFYLRLSQKIRKNKLTYDVIHIHGAWSAFFFAKLIKRVSKARVVMGSIHGQIPKSYLSRLIYKFVSSSIDVVYCTGLEDVNFLKKNIVSKSYWRTSGVDESFYIVDKLNSQQKEIDVISVGSFVEVKNHKLIVDIADKLPHLKFCLVGDGPLFDKIKDLLAERNILNVSLMGNLDYAQVANLMKSSSIFLMTSLSEGTPTSMLEAMASGNVVITSNSNDFSSIFANEKEGFVLKTFETSKYVNLINMLLENNEMMKEISDAARANSQLFSWKNVASQITSWMKDEL; this is encoded by the coding sequence ATGAAAATTCTTAGAATATACCCTTTTTTACCTCCAAATCCTGGGGGAATGGAAAAGCATATATTAAGGTTGTCTGAAGAGCAGATTAAGCAAGGCCACGATGTAACACTCGCTTTTTCTGACGGACTAGCTGTTTCATCACATGACATTAAATTAAAATTCAGTTTTAGCCTTAGAAAAGTTAGGCCACAGAGCCTCCGGGACCTCATATTCTATCTACGCTTAAGCCAAAAGATCAGGAAGAATAAACTTACCTACGATGTAATACATATTCATGGAGCATGGAGCGCTTTTTTCTTTGCTAAACTAATTAAGCGTGTTAGTAAGGCTCGAGTCGTTATGGGGTCGATTCATGGGCAGATTCCCAAGAGCTATTTATCAAGACTGATATATAAATTTGTTAGTAGCTCAATTGATGTAGTTTATTGTACTGGCTTGGAAGATGTTAATTTTTTAAAGAAAAATATAGTTAGTAAATCTTATTGGCGTACAAGCGGTGTTGATGAAAGTTTCTACATTGTTGACAAACTTAACAGTCAACAGAAAGAAATAGATGTGATTAGTGTAGGTTCTTTCGTAGAAGTTAAAAATCATAAGTTGATAGTTGACATTGCTGATAAGTTACCTCACTTGAAATTTTGTTTAGTTGGTGATGGCCCACTTTTTGATAAGATAAAAGATTTGTTGGCCGAAAGAAATATATTAAATGTTTCGCTAATGGGTAATTTAGACTATGCACAAGTAGCAAACTTAATGAAGTCCTCCTCAATTTTTTTGATGACGTCGTTATCGGAGGGGACTCCCACATCTATGTTAGAAGCTATGGCTTCCGGAAACGTCGTTATTACTTCAAATTCGAATGACTTTTCTTCAATTTTTGCGAATGAGAAGGAAGGTTTCGTTTTAAAAACATTTGAAACATCCAAGTATGTAAACTTAATAAATATGCTATTGGAAAATAATGAAATGATGAAAGAGATTTCAGACGCTGCTAGAGCGAACTCTCAATTATTTTCATGGAAAAATGTCGCGAGTCAAATTACAAGCTGGATGAAAGATGAACTATAA